From a single Fulvivirga ulvae genomic region:
- a CDS encoding class I SAM-dependent methyltransferase, producing the protein MNKCRFCGHPLNFKFIDLQHSPVSNAFIPMERCKAAEVTYPLNVNVCDSCFLVQTEDYQTSSELFTSDYPYFSSFSKSWLQHSSDYVDMMIERFEIDSSSYVVEVASNDGYLLQFFKQQGVKVCGIEPTQSTADVAISKGIETVVDFFGEDLAARHFADKKADLIIGNNVLAHVPDINDFVGGVKIGLALDGICTFEFPHLVELIANNQFDTIYHEHFSYFSFQTVYKIFDTHGLTVFDVQKLKTHGGSLRVFLKHKGDENRMVTSQVNDLLNEEKQLGVLNRDYYKNFEQKAFTVKLELLEFLISAKKANKKVAAYGAAAKGNTLLNYCGVKGDLIDYCCDANIHKQGMFMPGSHISIMSPDYIKEDKPDYILILPWNLKDEITSDLSYIRDWGGHFIVAIPKLTII; encoded by the coding sequence ATGAACAAGTGCCGATTTTGTGGTCATCCTTTGAACTTCAAATTTATTGATTTACAACATAGTCCGGTATCCAATGCATTTATTCCAATGGAGAGATGTAAGGCAGCTGAAGTAACTTACCCTTTAAATGTGAATGTTTGTGATAGTTGCTTTCTGGTCCAAACCGAGGATTATCAAACTTCATCGGAGTTATTTACCAGTGATTATCCATATTTTTCGTCGTTTTCGAAATCCTGGCTTCAGCATTCGTCAGATTATGTTGATATGATGATAGAAAGGTTTGAAATTGATTCGAGTTCATATGTTGTTGAAGTAGCTTCTAATGATGGATATCTTTTGCAGTTTTTCAAACAGCAAGGGGTAAAGGTTTGTGGAATAGAGCCCACTCAGAGCACGGCGGATGTTGCAATATCCAAAGGCATTGAAACCGTTGTTGATTTCTTTGGCGAAGATTTGGCAGCACGCCACTTTGCTGATAAGAAAGCTGACCTAATCATTGGTAATAATGTGCTTGCCCATGTACCAGATATTAATGACTTTGTAGGTGGGGTTAAGATTGGTCTAGCACTTGATGGTATTTGTACTTTTGAATTTCCCCACCTCGTTGAACTTATAGCTAATAATCAATTTGACACCATATATCACGAGCATTTCTCATATTTTTCATTCCAAACGGTATATAAGATATTTGATACGCATGGTTTGACTGTATTTGATGTTCAAAAGCTAAAAACTCATGGCGGGTCCCTTAGAGTGTTTCTAAAACATAAAGGAGATGAAAATCGCATGGTGACATCCCAGGTTAATGACTTATTGAATGAGGAAAAGCAACTAGGGGTGTTAAACCGTGACTATTATAAGAACTTTGAGCAAAAGGCATTTACTGTCAAACTTGAACTTCTGGAATTTTTAATATCGGCAAAAAAAGCAAATAAAAAAGTTGCAGCCTATGGAGCGGCAGCTAAGGGGAACACGCTACTTAACTATTGCGGAGTTAAGGGTGACTTGATTGATTACTGTTGCGATGCGAATATCCATAAACAAGGTATGTTTATGCCGGGAAGTCACATTTCAATTATGAGTCCTGATTATATCAAAGAGGATAAACCTGATTACATTCTTATTTTACCATGGAATTTGAAAGATGAAATTACCTCTGACTTGTCGTATATCAGAGATTGGGGAGGGCACTTTATTGTAGCTATTCCGAAGTTGACAATTATATAA
- a CDS encoding NAD-dependent epimerase/dehydratase family protein gives MRVLVTGAKGFIGRYVVEAFSKHWPNSKIFAGCRSESCEDFLHLSNVKTVYHNLWNEDHSITFQRNYDIIVHLSWPSIHRYNDPCHVNEVLPAQKRFIDQALRFTSNLTISGTCFEYGLIDGALIEDIEANPVTQYGIAKNELRKYVFDSAPENTWLKWLRIFYVYGQGQSTKSLIPQLENAIASNEESFNMSGGQQVRDYLLVNELAEIIVKVAKREKIKGIFNCSSNKPVVLEAFVKKFITNNYPDSKINLNLGFYPYNDLEPFAFWGDNSKLISLLNDDYNTPTF, from the coding sequence ATGCGAGTCTTAGTAACAGGAGCAAAGGGGTTTATAGGACGTTATGTTGTAGAGGCTTTTTCAAAACATTGGCCTAATTCTAAAATTTTTGCAGGTTGTAGGTCAGAATCATGTGAGGATTTTTTGCATTTAAGTAATGTTAAAACTGTTTATCATAACCTCTGGAATGAAGACCATAGTATTACATTTCAACGCAATTATGACATTATAGTCCATTTATCCTGGCCAAGTATACATCGGTATAATGACCCTTGTCATGTTAATGAGGTACTCCCTGCTCAGAAAAGATTTATTGATCAAGCTTTAAGATTTACTTCCAACCTCACTATTTCAGGTACCTGTTTTGAGTATGGTCTTATTGACGGCGCATTGATTGAAGATATTGAAGCCAATCCTGTAACTCAATATGGAATAGCCAAAAATGAACTAAGAAAGTATGTATTCGATTCTGCGCCAGAGAATACTTGGCTTAAGTGGTTGAGGATATTTTATGTTTATGGGCAAGGTCAAAGTACAAAATCTCTTATTCCTCAACTTGAAAATGCTATAGCAAGCAATGAGGAAAGTTTCAATATGTCAGGAGGGCAACAAGTAAGAGACTATCTTCTGGTTAATGAGTTAGCCGAAATAATAGTGAAGGTTGCAAAAAGAGAAAAAATAAAAGGGATTTTCAATTGTTCTTCTAATAAACCGGTTGTGTTGGAGGCATTCGTGAAAAAATTCATAACTAACAATTACCCGGATTCTAAAATAAATTTGAACTTAGGCTTTTACCCATATAATGATCTTGAGCCTTTTGCTTTTTGGGGTGATAATTCTAAACTTATTTCATTATTGAATGACGACTATAATACTCCGACTTTTTAG
- the rfbG gene encoding CDP-glucose 4,6-dehydratase codes for MELIKPYKGKRVLITGHTGFKGSWLTVVFNHLGSEVLGYALPASQDSLFDEINGDQLCTSVYGDILDKGKLKKTIADFKPDYVFHMAAQSLVIDSYTNPLYTFEVNAIGTANLLMSLTELSDKCSTVIITTDKVYENNNYEKAFTEQEPLGGYDPYSASKACAEIVTSSLRNSFFKDQNNKQAIASARAGNVIGGGDWSENRLLPDIIRSLRNHEPVKIRNPYSVRPWQHVLDPLIGYMKLALALDSEEQRFCGAYNFGPSHENVYTVSDIAKIALDAWGEGKIEIDSSEDKKYEAAYLNLDSSKATNDLGWKPVLDVKESVLWTVEWYKKHVNDKQGALEFTKGQIENFLKIV; via the coding sequence GGTAAGCGAGTATTAATAACAGGGCATACAGGGTTTAAAGGAAGTTGGTTAACAGTAGTTTTTAATCACCTGGGATCTGAGGTACTGGGCTATGCTTTACCAGCCTCCCAAGATAGCTTGTTCGATGAAATTAATGGGGATCAGTTATGTACCTCGGTGTATGGAGATATTCTGGATAAGGGAAAGTTAAAAAAAACAATTGCTGATTTTAAACCTGATTACGTATTTCACATGGCGGCCCAGTCGCTAGTGATAGATTCTTATACAAATCCACTTTATACCTTCGAGGTTAATGCTATAGGAACAGCAAACCTCTTAATGTCGTTAACAGAGTTATCAGACAAGTGCTCTACGGTAATAATAACCACAGATAAAGTTTACGAAAATAATAACTACGAAAAAGCCTTTACCGAGCAAGAGCCTTTAGGAGGATATGATCCGTATAGTGCCAGTAAAGCGTGTGCTGAAATTGTTACCAGTTCGCTTAGAAATAGTTTTTTTAAAGATCAAAATAATAAACAAGCGATAGCTTCGGCCAGAGCAGGTAATGTGATTGGAGGTGGAGATTGGTCGGAAAACAGACTTTTGCCAGACATTATAAGGTCATTGAGGAATCATGAGCCTGTAAAAATCAGAAATCCTTATTCTGTAAGGCCATGGCAGCATGTTTTGGACCCTTTAATTGGCTATATGAAGCTTGCACTGGCTCTGGACTCAGAAGAACAGCGATTTTGTGGAGCTTACAACTTTGGTCCTTCACATGAAAACGTTTACACTGTAAGCGACATTGCAAAAATAGCATTGGATGCTTGGGGAGAGGGAAAGATTGAAATAGATTCATCAGAAGATAAGAAATATGAGGCTGCCTATCTAAACTTAGATAGCTCAAAAGCAACAAATGATCTTGGCTGGAAGCCTGTATTGGATGTGAAAGAGTCAGTGTTATGGACGGTAGAATGGTATAAAAAACATGTAAATGATAAGCAAGGAGCCCTGGAATTCACCAAGGGTCAAATAGAAAACTTTCTGAAAATAGTCTGA
- a CDS encoding FkbM family methyltransferase translates to MTDILSVFLASHQKKLVFFDVGVNIGQTLLKLKMLQPDSIYVGFEPNPTCVHYLYQLTRVNSFGDVDIIPVALGEASQLAELNLYHDTDIDSTASIIKEFRDQKKIKKTTYVSVLKLPDNFNKVPDIIKIDVEGAELEVLKSLYFTIEKNRPLVIIEILPPRDIQDEFRVSRNKQVFDIFESLNYSVFIINKKGKGFGSLDPVKDEFHGDGHWADFMAFPVENKNNLQKIFNQN, encoded by the coding sequence ATGACTGATATTTTGAGTGTGTTTTTGGCTTCACATCAAAAAAAACTTGTTTTTTTTGATGTGGGGGTTAATATAGGACAGACACTGTTAAAGCTAAAAATGCTACAACCAGACTCAATATATGTAGGGTTTGAGCCTAATCCTACCTGTGTCCACTATTTATATCAGTTGACCAGAGTTAATTCGTTTGGTGATGTAGATATTATACCGGTGGCTTTGGGCGAAGCCTCTCAATTGGCAGAACTAAATCTTTATCACGATACAGATATAGATAGTACTGCCTCTATTATTAAAGAGTTTAGAGATCAGAAAAAGATCAAAAAGACAACCTATGTTTCTGTCTTGAAACTGCCTGATAATTTTAATAAGGTGCCTGATATTATTAAAATTGATGTTGAAGGAGCGGAGCTTGAAGTCTTAAAAAGTTTATATTTTACTATTGAGAAAAATAGACCTTTGGTGATTATTGAAATACTTCCTCCCAGAGACATTCAGGATGAGTTCAGAGTGTCAAGAAACAAACAAGTTTTTGATATATTCGAATCATTAAATTATAGTGTTTTTATAATAAATAAGAAGGGTAAGGGATTTGGATCGCTTGACCCTGTGAAAGATGAGTTTCATGGAGACGGGCATTGGGCAGACTTTATGGCCTTTCCGGTAGAAAATAAGAATAACTTACAAAAGATATTTAATCAAAATTAG
- a CDS encoding glycosyltransferase family 2 protein: MSVSPHIIDILIPTFNRAEFLRRNINYLINEIESNKINKQVRIIISDNCSDDNTQSTVEQLVVRHPDINLIYNRNVKNIGLEANMVKLLELASAPYVLWTGDDDFLDKGYVKFCIDEIENNDELGVIVTGILKEYEDGKKVKIREPGFERKLLDPGYETILKYSYLGHQLSGLLFKREGLVENYLHFNEYRNIYPFIFFLTDRMCQFQTLYIPRFRTTIPVFNRKYWEYNELGLLDEVFKAYYPFIGKFGEAKVGSLIIQFLRQQSAYRLGISYLKPIKLLKQYRTLIKKLEFTSWTTSMGIFIVLMKEYLLSLKRFGNSS; this comes from the coding sequence GTGTCGGTATCACCCCATATTATTGATATTTTAATACCCACTTTTAATAGAGCTGAATTTCTACGTAGGAATATTAACTACTTAATTAATGAGATTGAATCAAATAAAATCAATAAGCAGGTAAGGATTATTATTTCTGATAACTGTTCGGATGATAATACTCAAAGTACAGTAGAGCAGTTGGTGGTCAGACATCCTGACATAAATTTGATTTATAACAGAAATGTAAAAAACATTGGTCTGGAAGCCAATATGGTCAAACTTCTTGAACTGGCCAGTGCTCCATATGTTTTATGGACGGGGGATGATGACTTTCTTGATAAAGGTTACGTAAAGTTCTGTATTGATGAAATCGAAAATAATGATGAGCTAGGCGTGATCGTTACCGGGATATTGAAGGAGTATGAGGATGGTAAAAAAGTTAAGATAAGGGAACCTGGTTTTGAAAGAAAATTGTTGGACCCTGGGTATGAAACAATACTTAAGTACTCGTATTTAGGGCATCAGTTGTCAGGCTTACTGTTCAAAAGAGAAGGTCTGGTAGAGAATTATTTGCATTTCAATGAATATAGAAATATATACCCATTTATCTTTTTCTTAACAGATAGAATGTGTCAGTTTCAAACTTTGTACATTCCCAGATTTAGAACAACAATACCCGTGTTTAATAGAAAGTATTGGGAATACAATGAACTTGGATTGCTGGATGAGGTTTTTAAAGCTTATTACCCCTTTATTGGTAAATTTGGCGAAGCTAAAGTAGGGAGTTTAATCATTCAGTTCTTAAGGCAACAATCAGCCTATCGTTTGGGTATAAGTTATTTAAAGCCAATTAAGCTGTTAAAACAATACAGAACCCTAATAAAAAAACTTGAATTTACAAGCTGGACAACTTCAATGGGTATTTTTATAGTACTAATGAAGGAATATTTGCTTTCATTAAAAAGGTTTGGCAATAGTTCATGA